In one window of Buchnera aphidicola (Schlechtendalia chinensis) DNA:
- a CDS encoding CTP synthase, with the protein MTTHYVFITGGVVSSLGKGITTASLAAILEARKLNVTIIKLDPYINIDPGTMSPIQHGEVFVTEDGAETDLDLGHYERFIRNKMTRKNNFTTGSIYAEVLKKERNGDYLGSTIQVIPHITNAIKNRILSCGRNKDIIFVEIGGTVGDIESLPFLEAIRQMAVDLGKRNTIYIHLTLVPYISVTGEIKTKPTQHSVKELLSIGIQPDILICRSKKTISISERKKIALFCNVSEKSVISLKDVKSIYTIPKLLSMQKVDNIICKHFKIFAPKANLSEWDQVVYNERNSKTEVTIGIVGKYVELPDSYKSVIEALKHAGLKNRVIIKIKLIDSRNVNILNLNAFELLHGILIPGGFGKNGINGKIISVQYAREKNIPFFGICLGMQIALIEFARNVVGLREANSTEFCPKCKYPVISLIQEQGKTSKRQKVKNNFQGTMRLGSQICHLKKNSLCKKIYGTDIILERHRHRYEVNNYFLKKIEKHGLFVTGISENKALVEIIELSNHIWFLACQFHPEFTSTPRDGHPLFSSFIKAALKYKNECNTNYQT; encoded by the coding sequence ATGACAACACATTATGTTTTTATAACTGGAGGTGTAGTATCATCTCTTGGAAAAGGTATCACAACAGCTTCTTTAGCTGCAATTCTTGAAGCACGAAAACTCAACGTAACTATTATAAAGTTAGATCCATATATCAACATAGACCCAGGAACTATGAGCCCTATACAACATGGTGAAGTCTTTGTTACCGAAGATGGAGCAGAAACTGATTTAGATTTAGGACACTATGAAAGATTTATTAGAAATAAAATGACTCGAAAAAATAATTTTACTACAGGTAGTATTTATGCCGAAGTACTTAAAAAAGAAAGAAATGGAGATTATCTTGGATCTACTATTCAAGTTATTCCACATATTACTAATGCTATTAAAAATAGAATTTTATCATGCGGTAGAAATAAAGATATTATTTTCGTTGAAATTGGAGGAACTGTCGGAGATATAGAATCTCTTCCTTTTCTAGAAGCAATTCGTCAAATGGCCGTCGATTTAGGAAAAAGAAACACTATATATATTCACTTAACTTTAGTACCATATATATCCGTAACAGGAGAAATAAAAACTAAACCAACACAACATTCAGTAAAAGAACTATTATCAATTGGTATACAACCAGATATATTGATCTGTCGATCAAAAAAAACAATATCTATTTCTGAACGTAAAAAGATTGCTTTATTTTGTAACGTATCAGAAAAATCAGTCATTTCTTTAAAAGACGTTAAATCTATTTATACTATTCCTAAGCTATTAAGTATGCAAAAAGTAGATAATATAATTTGTAAACATTTTAAAATTTTTGCTCCCAAAGCTAATTTATCAGAATGGGACCAAGTTGTATACAACGAACGCAACTCTAAAACAGAAGTAACAATTGGAATTGTTGGAAAATACGTCGAATTACCAGATTCTTATAAATCTGTTATAGAAGCATTGAAACATGCTGGATTGAAAAATCGTGTAATTATCAAAATAAAGTTAATCGACTCCAGAAATGTCAACATATTAAACTTAAATGCTTTCGAACTCCTTCATGGAATTTTAATTCCCGGTGGATTTGGAAAAAATGGTATTAACGGGAAAATAATATCTGTACAATACGCTAGAGAAAAAAACATTCCATTTTTTGGAATTTGTTTAGGTATGCAAATTGCATTAATAGAGTTTGCTAGAAATGTTGTTGGATTAAGAGAAGCTAATTCTACAGAATTTTGTCCAAAATGCAAATACCCCGTAATTTCATTAATTCAGGAGCAAGGAAAAACATCAAAAAGACAAAAAGTAAAAAATAATTTTCAAGGTACTATGAGATTAGGCAGTCAAATATGTCATTTAAAGAAAAATAGTTTGTGTAAAAAAATATATGGAACTGATATTATATTAGAAAGACATAGACATAGATATGAAGTAAACAACTATTTTTTAAAAAAAATAGAAAAACATGGATTATTTGTCACAGGAATATCTGAAAATAAAGCATTAGTTGAAATAATTGAATTATCAAACCACATATGGTTTCTTGCATGCCAATTTCATCCAGAATTTACATCAACACCTAGAGATGGACACCCACTATTCTCCAGTTTTATTAAGGCAGCTTTAAAATACAAAAATGAATGTAACACAAATTATCAAACTTAA
- the eno gene encoding phosphopyruvate hydratase → MSKIEKIIAREIIDSRGHPTVESEVHVTGNFFGLASSPSGSSKGSKEALELRDNDNSRFFGKGVTKSVKLIENTILKKLKDKDSNNQTEIDNIMIKLDGTQNKSKLGSNTILSVSLATARASAAYQGIPLYQHISQLNKTSQNFSIPIPMINIINGGKHANNNVDIQEFMIQPINARTIKEAIRIGSEIFHTLGKILKIKGLSTAVGDEGGYAPNLESNESALKIIKDAIEKSGYTLGKDITLALDCAASELYDKSTQKYVLSGEKKDFTSKEFTHYLENLVQKYSITSIEDGQDESDWDGFSYQTKVLGKEIQIVGDDLFATNPILLKKGINRKIANAILIKLNQIGTLSETLETIKIAKEANYAVIISHRSGETEDTFISDLSVGTASTQIKTGSMSRSERTSKYNQLIRIEEQLNNNSKFCKKRN, encoded by the coding sequence ATGTCTAAAATTGAAAAAATAATTGCTAGAGAAATAATAGATTCTCGAGGTCACCCAACAGTTGAATCCGAAGTTCATGTAACTGGAAATTTTTTTGGATTAGCCTCGTCACCTTCTGGATCTTCAAAAGGTTCAAAAGAAGCTCTAGAATTACGCGACAACGATAACTCACGATTTTTTGGAAAAGGAGTAACCAAATCTGTCAAATTAATTGAAAATACCATTTTAAAAAAATTAAAAGATAAAGATTCTAATAATCAGACTGAAATTGATAATATAATGATTAAATTAGATGGTACTCAAAATAAATCAAAATTAGGTTCTAATACTATTCTGTCTGTGTCATTGGCAACAGCTAGAGCATCAGCAGCATATCAAGGAATTCCTTTATATCAACATATTTCACAATTAAATAAAACTTCACAAAATTTTTCCATACCTATTCCAATGATAAATATAATAAACGGAGGAAAACACGCAAATAATAACGTAGATATACAAGAATTTATGATACAACCAATAAATGCTAGAACAATTAAAGAAGCTATTAGAATAGGGTCGGAAATATTTCACACATTAGGAAAAATCTTAAAAATAAAAGGATTAAGTACAGCCGTTGGAGATGAAGGTGGATATGCTCCCAATTTAGAATCTAATGAATCAGCACTAAAAATTATTAAAGATGCTATTGAAAAATCTGGATATACATTAGGAAAAGATATCACTTTAGCATTAGATTGTGCGGCTTCTGAACTATATGATAAATCTACACAAAAATATGTACTATCAGGAGAAAAAAAAGATTTTACATCTAAGGAGTTTACACATTACCTAGAAAATTTAGTTCAAAAATACTCTATTACTTCCATAGAAGATGGGCAAGATGAATCAGATTGGGATGGATTTTCTTACCAAACAAAAGTATTAGGAAAAGAAATTCAAATTGTTGGAGACGATCTATTTGCTACTAATCCGATCTTATTAAAAAAAGGAATAAATCGAAAAATAGCAAATGCTATTTTAATTAAGTTAAATCAAATAGGAACATTAAGCGAAACATTGGAAACCATAAAAATTGCGAAAGAAGCCAATTATGCTGTAATTATTTCACACCGTTCCGGAGAAACAGAAGACACATTTATATCTGACTTATCTGTAGGAACTGCATCTACTCAAATTAAAACTGGATCTATGAGTAGATCTGAACGCACGTCAAAATATAATCAATTGATACGAATAGAAGAACAACTAAATAATAATTCAAAATTTTGCAAAAAACGTAACTAA
- the ispF gene encoding 2-C-methyl-D-erythritol 2,4-cyclodiphosphate synthase: protein MRIGHGFDVHAFGGYKPLIIGGVIIPYTYGLIAHSDGDVVVHTVIDALIGASALGDIGSIFPNTKKEYKNVDSRILLRTIWKMISKKGYVVSNIDITVIAQAPKMSIYRNIMRKNVAMDILCSIENVSVKYTTTEKLGFIGRKEGVACESVVMLKKRFD, encoded by the coding sequence ATGAGAATTGGTCATGGATTTGATGTGCATGCATTTGGTGGTTACAAACCTTTAATTATTGGAGGGGTAATTATTCCTTATACGTATGGTTTAATTGCGCACTCTGATGGTGATGTTGTTGTACACACTGTTATAGATGCGTTAATAGGTGCTTCTGCATTAGGGGATATTGGCTCAATTTTCCCGAATACTAAAAAAGAATACAAAAATGTTGATAGTCGTATATTACTGCGGACAATATGGAAAATGATTTCAAAAAAAGGATATGTTGTTTCCAATATTGATATTACAGTAATTGCTCAAGCTCCAAAAATGTCAATTTATCGAAATATAATGAGAAAAAACGTTGCTATGGATATTTTATGTTCCATAGAAAATGTAAGTGTTAAATATACTACTACTGAAAAATTAGGATTTATTGGAAGAAAAGAAGGAGTAGCATGCGAATCCGTCGTAATGTTAAAAAAGAGATTTGATTAA
- the ispD gene encoding 2-C-methyl-D-erythritol 4-phosphate cytidylyltransferase has translation MNTINLLHSRIFAVIPAAGIGSRMLLNIPKQYLKIQGHTILEHSVNFFLSHSNISKIIVVLNKKDVFFNTLPISSHPRVFSVFGGRLRIHSVLSGLLAISNADWVIVHDAVRPCLNINDLNKILSLVNTSAIGGILATPVSNTLKYSTNNSEIFSTINRNRLWNALTPQCFPLKLLTFCLKKVIDSGINITDESSAMEYCGYFPKLVQGCSSNIKVTYPEDISFVNCYLKSKFHERSSI, from the coding sequence ATGAATACTATTAATTTACTGCATTCTAGAATTTTTGCTGTTATTCCCGCAGCTGGAATTGGTAGTAGAATGTTATTAAATATACCTAAACAGTATTTAAAAATACAAGGGCATACTATTCTTGAACATAGCGTGAATTTTTTTTTGTCGCATTCTAATATATCTAAAATAATTGTTGTCTTAAATAAAAAAGATGTTTTTTTTAATACATTACCTATTTCGTCTCATCCACGCGTATTTTCTGTTTTTGGTGGGCGATTACGAATTCATTCTGTCTTATCTGGATTATTAGCAATTTCTAATGCGGATTGGGTAATTGTTCATGATGCTGTAAGGCCATGTTTAAATATTAATGATTTAAATAAAATTTTATCGTTAGTTAATACTAGTGCAATAGGTGGAATATTAGCGACTCCAGTATCTAATACTCTTAAATATAGTACAAATAACTCTGAAATTTTTAGCACTATTAATCGTAATCGATTGTGGAATGCGCTTACTCCACAGTGTTTTCCGTTAAAATTGTTAACGTTTTGCCTTAAAAAAGTAATAGATTCAGGAATTAATATAACTGATGAGTCATCAGCTATGGAATATTGTGGATATTTTCCTAAATTAGTGCAAGGATGCAGTAGTAATATTAAAGTAACTTATCCAGAAGATATTTCTTTTGTCAATTGTTATTTAAAAAGTAAATTTCATGAGAGAAGTAGCATATGA
- a CDS encoding septum formation initiator family protein — translation MVIAKISLIVLFFWLQVNFFIGKNGLYEYVQLYNKNLKKEENILNVLNRNKELLLEIQDWNTSDELKEEFARSKLGMIKKGETFYRIV, via the coding sequence ATGGTAATTGCAAAGATAAGTTTAATAGTTTTGTTTTTTTGGTTGCAAGTAAACTTTTTTATAGGAAAAAATGGATTATACGAGTATGTTCAATTATATAATAAAAATTTAAAAAAAGAAGAGAATATTTTAAACGTTCTAAACAGAAATAAAGAACTTTTATTAGAGATACAAGATTGGAATACTAGTGATGAACTAAAAGAAGAATTTGCAAGAAGTAAATTAGGAATGATAAAGAAAGGTGAAACTTTTTATCGAATTGTCTAA
- the mutS gene encoding DNA mismatch repair protein MutS, translated as MNFMNKKNMILDHTPMIKQYLSIKSNYCDIFLLYRMGDFYELFYEDAIRISKLLNLTLTKRGYSLGSEVPMAGIPVSSLNYYLKKIIDLRESVAICEQNGIKKSSSGLIDRKVVKVITPGTAVEDFLLEEDKDNLLGSIYYKNKKFGYAILNLCSGSFCISEHLSCESFISEIHRTNPEELLVPENFSNSTVILNRKGIRYKSLREFDFKYACKQLEIQFGFESILNLKEKNLDLAIRASGCLLSYAKSIQCFYLPHIKSISVRCDNDYIYMSDVTRKHLEIFLNVSGKKEHTLLSILDHTSTSMGSRLLKQWLSSPIKDTSVIKNRHAVIKALKTVFFLLKPLLKKIGDLERIISRIYLKTACPRDLILMRVALNQFSKINFILNNTNCSCLKDISYSIKEFNSIKELLERSIKDFPSSTIQEGNVIEDRYNSELDNWRSIKEGTCNYIKSFEIKERNDLNISSLKIRYNKIIGYYIQISKRHFGLVPDHYILRQTLKNFKRYSTQKLIEYEYNIINAREKVLEIEKKLYNEIFDFIFPHLESLQKSSFSLSKLDVLNNLSERACTLNYVCPIIHNKYGILLSNGRHPVVETILRTPFIPNSVHLSKEQNTLIITGPNMGGKSTYMRQIALIVIMAWIGSFVPASYAKIGYFDKIFTRIGSADNVANGKSTFMTEMVEMSYILRNANKYSLILIDEIGRGTSINDGLSLAWACMEFFVKKIKSMTLLSTHYFALTDFKNNFSNVKNVYFDALEYNKKVSFMYSLKEGSYRKSYGLAVAELADFPSSVIEMAKKKFQELSSSE; from the coding sequence GTGAATTTTATGAATAAAAAAAATATGATACTTGATCACACTCCAATGATAAAGCAATATTTATCAATAAAATCAAATTATTGTGATATATTTTTATTATATAGAATGGGAGATTTTTATGAACTCTTTTATGAAGATGCTATACGCATATCTAAATTATTGAATCTTACTCTTACTAAAAGAGGATACTCTTTAGGTTCAGAAGTTCCTATGGCTGGTATTCCTGTAAGTTCATTAAATTATTATTTAAAAAAAATAATAGATTTGAGAGAATCTGTAGCAATATGTGAACAGAATGGAATTAAAAAATCATCTTCAGGATTGATTGATCGTAAAGTTGTTAAAGTTATTACCCCTGGAACAGCAGTAGAAGACTTTTTATTAGAAGAAGATAAAGATAATTTATTAGGTTCTATTTATTATAAAAATAAAAAGTTTGGATATGCTATATTGAATTTGTGCTCTGGAAGTTTTTGCATTTCCGAGCATTTATCCTGTGAATCGTTTATTTCTGAAATACATAGAACAAATCCCGAAGAATTATTGGTTCCTGAAAATTTTTCGAATAGTACGGTCATTCTAAATCGAAAGGGAATCCGATACAAATCATTACGCGAATTTGATTTTAAGTATGCTTGTAAGCAATTAGAAATTCAATTTGGCTTTGAAAGCATTTTAAATCTTAAAGAAAAAAATCTTGATTTGGCTATTCGAGCTTCAGGATGCTTACTATCTTATGCAAAATCAATACAATGTTTTTATTTACCTCATATAAAATCAATTAGTGTAAGATGTGATAACGATTATATTTATATGAGTGATGTAACGAGAAAACATTTAGAAATTTTTTTAAATGTTTCTGGAAAAAAAGAACATACACTTTTATCTATTCTCGATCATACTTCAACTTCAATGGGAAGTAGGTTGTTAAAACAATGGTTGAGTTCTCCTATTAAGGATACTTCTGTAATAAAGAATAGACATGCTGTTATTAAAGCGTTAAAAACTGTTTTTTTTTTATTAAAACCGCTTTTAAAGAAGATTGGTGATTTAGAACGAATTATTTCGCGTATTTATCTTAAAACTGCTTGTCCAAGAGACTTAATTTTAATGCGTGTAGCTTTAAATCAATTTTCTAAAATTAATTTTATATTAAATAATACAAACTGTTCATGTTTAAAAGATATCAGTTATTCAATTAAAGAGTTTAATTCGATTAAAGAATTATTAGAACGTTCTATAAAAGATTTTCCTTCGAGCACTATTCAGGAAGGGAATGTTATAGAGGATCGTTACAATTCTGAGTTAGATAATTGGAGATCTATAAAAGAAGGAACTTGTAACTATATCAAAAGTTTTGAGATAAAAGAACGTAATGATCTAAATATAAGTTCTTTAAAAATTAGATATAATAAAATCATAGGATATTATATACAAATTAGCAAAAGACATTTTGGGCTAGTTCCTGATCATTATATTCTTAGGCAAACGTTAAAAAATTTTAAAAGGTATTCTACTCAAAAGTTAATAGAATACGAATATAATATTATAAATGCTAGAGAAAAAGTATTAGAAATTGAAAAAAAGTTGTATAACGAAATTTTTGATTTCATTTTTCCTCATTTAGAATCTTTACAAAAGAGTTCGTTTTCACTATCCAAATTAGATGTTTTAAATAATTTGTCTGAACGAGCATGTACATTAAATTATGTATGCCCTATAATCCATAACAAATATGGGATATTGTTATCGAATGGTAGACATCCTGTTGTAGAAACTATTTTAAGAACTCCATTTATTCCCAATTCTGTTCATTTATCAAAGGAACAAAATACTTTGATTATAACTGGACCTAACATGGGTGGAAAAAGTACTTATATGCGACAAATAGCATTAATTGTTATTATGGCATGGATAGGTAGCTTTGTTCCAGCTAGTTATGCGAAAATTGGATATTTTGATAAAATTTTTACTCGAATTGGTTCTGCAGACAACGTAGCAAATGGAAAATCTACTTTTATGACAGAAATGGTAGAAATGTCTTATATATTAAGAAATGCTAATAAATATAGTTTGATTTTAATTGATGAAATAGGGAGAGGAACATCTATTAACGATGGTTTGTCTTTAGCTTGGGCTTGTATGGAATTTTTTGTAAAAAAAATTAAATCAATGACATTATTGTCTACTCATTATTTTGCATTAACTGATTTTAAAAATAATTTTTCAAATGTAAAAAATGTATATTTTGACGCTTTAGAATATAATAAGAAAGTTTCTTTTATGTACTCTTTAAAAGAAGGATCATATCGTAAGAGTTACGGATTAGCTGTTGCTGAATTAGCAGATTTTCCATCTTCTGTTATTGAAATGGCTAAAAAAAAATTTCAAGAGTTATCTAGCAGCGAGTAG
- a CDS encoding DsbA family protein, with the protein MKKFLMISIILILGFKSTFAHSVECEKYSILKKEIKNSPPIIEFFSFLCPHCYILEKKYNLDYHIKKSFSNSIKIEKYHVNFLGGELGDSLTHIWEISKMLGVEKKIILTIFEKVQKEKTIQNFVTLKKEFLKLTHITEKEFQFLWNSFVMKSIIYNQNILQNEINLNYVPFMIVNGKYIVKNESINYKSPKIFIAEYINIIKSLLKK; encoded by the coding sequence ATGAAAAAATTTTTAATGATTTCTATTATATTAATACTGGGATTTAAAAGTACTTTCGCACATTCAGTGGAATGTGAAAAATACAGCATACTTAAAAAAGAAATTAAAAATTCTCCTCCAATAATAGAATTTTTTTCTTTTTTATGTCCGCATTGCTATATTCTAGAAAAAAAATACAATCTCGATTACCACATTAAAAAAAGTTTTTCTAATTCTATAAAAATCGAAAAATACCATGTCAATTTTCTAGGAGGAGAACTAGGTGATTCATTAACTCACATTTGGGAAATTTCTAAAATGCTCGGAGTAGAAAAAAAAATTATACTAACTATATTTGAAAAAGTTCAAAAAGAAAAAACTATTCAAAATTTTGTTACTCTAAAAAAAGAATTTTTAAAATTAACACATATAACTGAGAAAGAATTCCAATTTCTCTGGAACAGTTTTGTTATGAAATCTATAATATATAATCAAAATATTCTTCAAAATGAAATAAATTTAAATTATGTTCCTTTCATGATTGTTAATGGAAAATACATAGTAAAAAATGAGAGTATAAATTATAAATCACCAAAAATTTTTATCGCAGAGTATATAAATATAATAAAATCTTTATTAAAAAAATAA
- a CDS encoding 5'-3' exonuclease, which translates to MTFNQNNVHYLLIDGTPCLYRAYYSSLFLKNNSNVPSGAIYGFINTLKKLSFQYPKTKIILIFDSPTKTFRHTLFNSYKLNRPKMPQNLRVQVEPLYKIIKMIGFPVITVPYYEADDIIGTLACEAEKNKKFTLISTNDKDFAQLVSINIKILETKSNKILGIEEMKKRYGINPTLIPDLFGLMGDRSDNIPGIPGIGKKTATFLLKTFGSLKNIYINTNEITNHPLRGAKNIVKKLIKNKNLAFISKNLATIRTDVSMQKSLNELKMFEPSIHELLNIFKHYKFYNFVKLLKQGKLVKYNTIS; encoded by the coding sequence ATGACTTTTAATCAAAATAATGTTCATTATCTATTAATAGATGGCACACCTTGTCTATATCGAGCGTACTATTCATCTCTATTTCTTAAAAATAATAGCAATGTACCCTCCGGAGCTATATATGGTTTTATAAATACTCTTAAAAAACTATCGTTTCAATATCCAAAAACTAAAATAATTTTAATATTTGACTCCCCTACTAAAACGTTTAGACATACTTTATTTAACTCCTATAAATTGAACAGACCAAAAATGCCACAAAATCTAAGAGTGCAAGTTGAACCATTGTATAAAATTATAAAAATGATAGGATTCCCAGTTATCACTGTTCCTTATTACGAAGCTGACGATATTATTGGAACATTAGCTTGTGAAGCAGAAAAGAATAAAAAATTTACTTTAATTAGCACTAATGATAAAGATTTCGCACAATTAGTAAGTATCAATATAAAAATACTGGAAACGAAATCTAACAAAATATTAGGTATAGAAGAAATGAAAAAGAGATATGGAATAAATCCAACATTAATACCTGACTTGTTTGGATTAATGGGAGATAGATCAGATAATATTCCAGGTATTCCGGGAATAGGAAAAAAAACAGCAACCTTTCTTTTGAAAACTTTTGGATCTTTAAAAAACATATACATAAATACTAATGAAATAACTAATCATCCATTAAGAGGGGCTAAAAATATAGTAAAAAAATTAATAAAAAATAAAAATTTAGCATTTATTTCAAAAAATCTTGCTACAATAAGAACTGACGTTTCAATGCAAAAATCTTTGAATGAACTCAAAATGTTTGAACCGTCTATCCACGAATTATTAAATATATTTAAACACTATAAATTTTATAACTTTGTAAAGCTACTAAAACAAGGAAAATTAGTAAAATATAATACTATTTCTTAA